A genomic stretch from Shewanella woodyi ATCC 51908 includes:
- a CDS encoding CobW family GTP-binding protein produces the protein MILKPIPTNVITGFLGVGKTSFIKQLLATKPEGETWAILVNEFGEVGIDGALLSGSGESIEIREVAGGCLCCAASVPMQVAINQLIAKAKPDRLLIEPTGLGHPQEVVKLLSQSHYQNVIALKSTVCLVDARKVSDERYSGHDIFNQQLRVADIVLATKSDLYRDREFQELTDYVEHAFPSKGPKQSTFFLLSMLANAQTSLSAQLLASLDSAAKLPKKVFSPQKSLLTPEPISVFEIEPALVEPELDERGVLVKHNSGEGFYSCGWVFDLSYEFNFDEVINFIKSLDVTRIKAVLITDEGIAGFNVIDGEMSVVELDDTMDSRLEIISLSTLEVDKLEAQLFAVSKRISF, from the coding sequence ATGATACTAAAACCTATTCCAACTAATGTGATCACCGGTTTTCTAGGGGTCGGCAAAACAAGCTTCATTAAGCAGTTATTAGCCACTAAGCCTGAAGGTGAGACCTGGGCGATTTTAGTTAATGAGTTTGGTGAAGTGGGAATAGATGGTGCGCTACTGTCTGGCAGTGGAGAAAGTATTGAGATCCGTGAAGTGGCAGGGGGCTGCTTATGTTGCGCGGCAAGTGTACCCATGCAGGTCGCGATTAATCAGCTTATCGCTAAGGCAAAACCGGATAGGTTATTGATTGAACCTACAGGATTAGGCCACCCCCAAGAGGTGGTTAAGCTATTGAGCCAATCTCACTATCAAAATGTTATTGCCCTAAAGTCCACTGTGTGTTTGGTGGATGCGAGAAAGGTATCTGATGAGCGCTATTCTGGCCATGATATTTTTAATCAGCAGTTGAGGGTAGCGGATATTGTCTTGGCGACGAAATCAGATCTCTATCGTGATAGAGAGTTTCAAGAGTTAACTGATTATGTTGAGCACGCTTTTCCCTCAAAAGGTCCGAAGCAGAGCACTTTTTTCTTATTAAGCATGCTTGCTAATGCTCAGACCTCTCTTTCTGCTCAGTTGCTGGCATCACTCGATAGCGCGGCAAAGCTTCCAAAGAAGGTCTTTTCACCGCAAAAAAGCCTGTTAACACCTGAACCAATAAGTGTATTTGAGATTGAACCAGCTTTAGTTGAGCCTGAATTGGATGAGAGAGGGGTATTAGTAAAACATAACAGTGGAGAAGGCTTCTACTCCTGTGGTTGGGTGTTTGATCTCAGTTATGAGTTTAATTTTGATGAGGTGATAAATTTTATTAAATCCTTAGATGTCACCCGTATTAAAGCTGTTCTTATTACCGATGAAGGGATTGCTGGTTTTAATGTGATTGATGGTGAGATGAGTGTTGTTGAGTTAGATGACACCATGGATTCTAGGTTGGAGATAATCAGTCTAAGCACACTTGAAGTCGATAAGCTAGAGGCTCAACTTTTTGCAGTATCTAAGCGTATAAGTTTCTGA
- a CDS encoding DUF6966 domain-containing protein, protein MELNEAIQSFNKLLSKHGVKGMKLSDVRTASSARTVLSKFGGMGSINDIYICTANGHNIKPEQEAAANAELHELLECIYQHCKDRSK, encoded by the coding sequence ATGGAATTAAACGAAGCAATCCAATCATTCAATAAACTACTGTCTAAACACGGTGTTAAGGGCATGAAGTTGAGCGATGTACGAACGGCTTCTTCTGCTCGTACTGTCCTTAGCAAGTTTGGGGGAATGGGGAGTATAAATGATATCTATATTTGTACAGCAAACGGTCACAATATAAAGCCAGAGCAAGAAGCGGCTGCAAATGCTGAATTACATGAACTGTTAGAGTGTATTTATCAGCATTGTAAAGACAGGTCCAAGTAA
- a CDS encoding DUF4274 domain-containing protein, which produces MNQYKFIEMICYELEDHDEAISLVKTLDSSALLYELLDHYNWDDGFGVPIAVANHPCCEVAIAQKLYWLAAADYWYESEEEVNIYNKEHFNFSKLISQRLLAGYYEVGSLSHAEYFSQVQLYKFKKQGFPDVFYQPVVGTKSKQHRQP; this is translated from the coding sequence ATGAATCAATACAAATTTATAGAGATGATTTGTTATGAGCTAGAAGATCATGATGAAGCGATTTCTTTAGTAAAAACACTAGATTCATCGGCTTTGCTGTATGAGCTATTGGACCATTACAACTGGGATGACGGATTTGGTGTCCCTATTGCGGTAGCTAACCATCCTTGTTGCGAAGTGGCAATAGCACAAAAGCTTTATTGGTTGGCGGCTGCTGATTATTGGTATGAGTCTGAAGAAGAGGTAAATATATACAACAAGGAGCACTTCAATTTTTCTAAATTAATAAGTCAAAGATTACTGGCTGGTTATTACGAGGTTGGTAGTTTGTCCCATGCTGAATATTTTAGTCAGGTACAGTTATATAAGTTTAAGAAGCAGGGGTTCCCAGATGTATTTTATCAACCAGTCGTTGGTACAAAAAGCAAACAACATAGACAGCCATAG
- a CDS encoding MATE family efflux transporter — protein MNPEISSQDLALVNDPIPKLLWRYTVPTILSMLVTGIYVAIDGMFVGHYLGETGLAGMMLAYPVGALLYAVGALLGMGGAALVSIYLGQGSVPKARKILGNTFSLCLIFGAFFAIFGSYFSRDILQLLGAEGAVLDSADDYLFWYYALGIFPIISVAFTALLRNDGRPGFVTGVLILGGCLNIVLDWLFIVVFPFELVGAAIATMMSQAVTGGLCLWHFLSDKTRLKITLSQMKLELDHCFNILKTGVPSFLMNLYLSIVLTLHNIAFLWVGSPLHVAAYGVVSYTEAFFYLVFEGIAFGTQPIFSFNAGAGRYDRVFKTLKIAFGITLVTAFLGLLFIYTKPQWVVYIFAGDNLELTPYAIEGMGLYFWGLPMEGLLLVGASFFQAINYSKEASMLTGAKLLLIAFVVYLFAWAFGTNGVWISLACCSSLLVIWMGFALRRVAKQLEL, from the coding sequence ATGAATCCTGAGATCTCGAGTCAAGACTTAGCTTTGGTCAATGACCCTATCCCTAAACTGCTATGGCGTTATACGGTACCGACCATACTCTCCATGTTGGTGACGGGGATCTATGTCGCTATCGATGGTATGTTCGTCGGTCACTATCTAGGGGAGACTGGCCTTGCAGGTATGATGCTGGCTTACCCTGTTGGTGCTCTGCTGTATGCCGTTGGTGCCTTGTTGGGAATGGGGGGAGCGGCACTTGTCTCTATCTATTTAGGTCAAGGCTCGGTGCCAAAGGCGAGAAAAATCCTCGGCAATACCTTTAGTCTTTGCTTAATCTTTGGCGCCTTTTTTGCCATTTTTGGTAGTTATTTTTCCAGAGATATATTGCAGCTGTTGGGCGCTGAAGGTGCAGTGCTTGATAGCGCAGATGATTATCTGTTTTGGTATTATGCTCTGGGCATCTTTCCTATTATCTCTGTCGCCTTTACCGCACTGCTTAGAAATGATGGCCGTCCTGGCTTCGTCACTGGTGTACTTATTTTGGGTGGCTGTCTTAACATTGTTCTCGACTGGCTATTTATCGTTGTGTTTCCCTTTGAGCTGGTGGGAGCTGCTATTGCAACCATGATGTCTCAGGCGGTGACGGGTGGCCTCTGTTTATGGCATTTTCTCTCAGATAAGACACGCTTGAAAATCACCCTATCGCAGATGAAGTTAGAGCTAGACCACTGTTTTAATATTCTTAAAACTGGCGTACCTAGTTTTTTGATGAATCTCTATCTCTCTATCGTGCTAACACTGCATAACATCGCTTTCTTGTGGGTGGGCTCACCACTGCATGTTGCGGCCTATGGCGTTGTGAGCTACACAGAGGCATTTTTCTACCTTGTATTTGAAGGGATAGCTTTTGGCACGCAGCCTATATTTAGCTTCAACGCGGGAGCTGGACGCTATGACCGCGTGTTTAAGACACTGAAAATCGCTTTTGGGATCACCTTAGTGACCGCATTTCTCGGTCTGTTATTTATCTACACTAAGCCGCAATGGGTGGTCTATATTTTTGCCGGTGATAACCTTGAGCTAACTCCCTATGCGATTGAGGGGATGGGGCTCTATTTTTGGGGCTTACCGATGGAGGGGCTGTTATTGGTAGGGGCAAGCTTCTTTCAGGCAATTAACTACTCAAAAGAAGCGTCAATGTTAACCGGGGCTAAGCTGCTGTTGATAGCCTTCGTTGTCTATCTGTTTGCTTGGGCATTTGGTACTAACGGTGTGTGGATATCGCTGGCTTGTTGCAGCTCACTCTTAGTTATCTGGATGGGGTTTGCGTTACGGCGGGTGGCGAAACAACTTGAACTATAA
- a CDS encoding energy transducer TonB, translated as MQFESGLRKSLFAATLSLALCSATSFTVSASEFSDSYAAYQSAVSDKNYSDAQVYADKAYQLGKEIYPKGSLDLANLALNLGSALEINEKQTQAFDAYSQALAIYQTHFDDDAIELIEPLIGAAGTAEKPKVARKYFIQAIDIAEDADDPILLANTLMSAFNKLSKTPLYSRKIQNYAIKAFEIYEDELPEDAMARVRATYIVGMIRKSKKQDAKAIELLNKVVKQFSVLDYSHPYELASHAQLVELYEKKGLSEKSTQHCIAIGSMRPWLDTQEQVPLYRLPPKYPVNSARAGREGMVQLSFIVDESGFVTEPKVIMSEGGSGFEKESLKAIKHWRYAPKFVDGKPVAAPSTVQLDYTMAKS; from the coding sequence ATGCAGTTTGAATCTGGTTTACGGAAATCACTTTTCGCGGCAACCTTGAGTTTAGCTCTATGTAGTGCCACGAGTTTTACTGTCTCGGCTTCAGAGTTCTCTGATAGTTATGCTGCATACCAGTCTGCTGTGAGTGATAAAAACTACTCAGATGCTCAGGTATATGCAGATAAAGCTTATCAATTAGGAAAAGAGATATATCCAAAAGGGAGCTTAGATTTGGCTAACCTTGCCCTAAATTTAGGGAGTGCTTTAGAGATCAATGAGAAGCAAACTCAGGCCTTTGATGCATACAGCCAAGCTTTAGCTATTTATCAAACACATTTTGATGATGACGCGATCGAGCTGATTGAACCCTTAATTGGCGCAGCTGGTACTGCTGAAAAACCTAAAGTAGCGAGAAAATACTTTATTCAGGCTATCGATATTGCTGAAGATGCTGACGATCCCATATTGCTAGCCAATACCTTAATGTCAGCATTTAACAAGCTTTCCAAAACTCCACTCTACAGTCGAAAGATTCAAAATTATGCCATTAAGGCGTTTGAGATCTATGAGGATGAGTTACCTGAAGACGCTATGGCTCGCGTCAGAGCTACTTATATTGTAGGCATGATACGTAAATCTAAAAAACAAGATGCTAAAGCTATTGAGTTACTCAATAAGGTAGTGAAGCAGTTCTCTGTGCTGGATTACAGTCATCCTTATGAGTTAGCCTCCCACGCGCAACTGGTCGAGCTCTATGAGAAAAAAGGTCTGAGTGAGAAGTCTACTCAACATTGTATCGCTATTGGCAGTATGCGTCCTTGGCTAGATACTCAGGAACAAGTACCTCTTTACCGTTTACCGCCTAAATATCCAGTTAACTCGGCAAGAGCGGGTAGAGAGGGAATGGTACAGCTCTCTTTTATTGTCGATGAGTCAGGCTTTGTTACTGAGCCTAAAGTAATCATGTCGGAGGGTGGAAGCGGCTTTGAGAAAGAGTCATTAAAGGCGATCAAACATTGGCGATATGCACCTAAATTTGTCGATGGAAAACCCGTTGCAGCGCCAAGCACGGTGCAGCTAGATTACACTATGGCAAAATCATAG
- a CDS encoding endonuclease/exonuclease/phosphatase family protein, translating into MKLLKTAAAAAISMALLAGCNDETIINNPVEPTPDATNVRFATYNLSFDRATFEDLVSEMQITAPEQEVLMQGWFDKTLTDDELKVAEKVIQIRNVAAVIQTERPAVLMMGEFNNDGIAENQDAIKGFRLNYLAVPQNALGTTADDKKMLEPIQFAYFENFSTNTGLLSEFDLDRNGKVALPGDAWGFGFYHGQYAFGLLSQYPIDTDNIRTFQNFKWKDMPGETNPTITNCDDDKNPIPTGMKCGDEWYTAEAWAEKPLSSKNHVDAPILIPTADGEKVVHLLLSHPTPPVFDTVTENNKLLNRAEIAFWNDYVAGADYIYDDAGNKGGLGLDASFVVMGDLNADPENGDGFLDAIQDLMNHDRVNTLATDGVYAPNSLGSTECVALGDCGDSTYPDRITSTFGLRVDHAIPSNDLNIIDSGVFWPATFEEGRLLMNDERVGKYGNGKDISSDHRLVWIEAKL; encoded by the coding sequence ATGAAACTACTTAAAACCGCAGCAGCGGCAGCTATTTCGATGGCGTTATTGGCGGGATGCAATGACGAAACCATAATCAACAATCCAGTTGAACCAACACCCGATGCAACTAATGTTCGCTTCGCGACTTATAACCTCTCATTTGATCGTGCAACATTTGAGGATCTTGTCAGTGAGATGCAGATCACCGCTCCTGAGCAGGAAGTGTTAATGCAGGGATGGTTTGATAAAACCTTAACTGATGACGAACTTAAAGTTGCAGAGAAAGTTATCCAGATCCGTAACGTTGCCGCCGTCATTCAAACAGAGCGCCCAGCTGTGTTGATGATGGGCGAGTTTAACAACGACGGTATCGCTGAGAACCAAGATGCAATCAAAGGGTTCCGCCTAAACTATCTTGCCGTACCTCAAAATGCTTTAGGCACAACAGCAGATGACAAGAAGATGCTTGAGCCGATTCAATTCGCCTACTTCGAAAACTTCTCTACCAATACGGGTCTATTAAGCGAATTTGATCTCGACAGAAACGGCAAAGTCGCCCTACCTGGCGATGCATGGGGATTCGGCTTCTACCATGGGCAATACGCCTTTGGCTTACTGTCTCAATACCCAATCGATACCGACAACATCCGTACTTTCCAAAACTTTAAGTGGAAAGATATGCCAGGCGAGACCAACCCAACAATCACTAACTGTGACGATGATAAAAATCCGATCCCAACAGGCATGAAATGTGGCGACGAGTGGTATACGGCTGAAGCTTGGGCCGAAAAACCTCTCTCATCTAAAAACCATGTTGACGCGCCAATCCTGATCCCAACAGCCGATGGCGAAAAAGTAGTGCACCTACTACTGTCACACCCAACACCACCAGTATTTGATACCGTCACTGAAAACAACAAGCTACTAAACCGTGCAGAGATTGCTTTCTGGAATGACTACGTTGCTGGCGCCGACTACATCTATGACGATGCTGGCAATAAAGGTGGTCTAGGTTTAGATGCTTCATTTGTTGTGATGGGAGATCTCAACGCAGATCCTGAAAATGGTGACGGTTTCCTTGATGCTATTCAAGACCTAATGAACCATGATCGCGTCAACACTTTAGCCACTGATGGCGTCTATGCCCCTAACAGCCTAGGCTCTACTGAGTGCGTCGCCCTTGGCGACTGTGGCGACAGCACCTATCCAGACCGTATCACCAGCACCTTCGGTCTACGCGTTGACCATGCTATTCCATCAAACGATCTGAACATCATCGACTCTGGCGTATTCTGGCCAGCAACCTTTGAAGAGGGACGTCTGCTAATGAATGATGAGCGTGTTGGCAAATATGGTAACGGTAAAGATATCTCTTCTGATCACCGTTTAGTTTGGATTGAAGCTAAGCTTTAA
- a CDS encoding RES family NAD+ phosphorylase — protein MGIVSSTLTSEKAYRLVNTRFPAIDIFDDCASVEEFEVLFALQSLTNPRLQNEVGDLTLLSNDQIPFGITGCSYATASFTHINRDGSRFSNGEFGVLYMADTMKTAIAETRYHVQKMLSLIEGLHFEMIVMKGLSCTISGELIDIRANTIAQMQTTDIYHHTDYTASQHLGFKYRKQAVEGLHYTSVRNPMSSCYALFTPKRVEEIIQSTHYEYVWDGKSIEVRGITAI, from the coding sequence ATGGGCATAGTGAGTTCAACATTAACGAGTGAAAAGGCCTATCGCCTAGTTAATACCCGATTTCCTGCAATCGACATCTTTGACGACTGTGCCAGTGTTGAAGAGTTTGAAGTGCTGTTTGCCCTTCAGAGCTTAACCAACCCTAGATTGCAAAATGAGGTTGGCGATCTCACCTTGTTGAGTAATGACCAAATTCCATTTGGGATCACAGGATGCTCCTATGCCACCGCCTCTTTTACCCATATAAATAGAGATGGCAGCAGGTTTTCTAATGGCGAGTTTGGTGTCTTATACATGGCTGACACCATGAAAACCGCGATTGCAGAAACCCGTTACCATGTTCAAAAGATGCTCTCTCTTATTGAAGGACTGCATTTTGAAATGATCGTGATGAAAGGGCTATCCTGCACCATAAGTGGCGAGTTAATTGATATTAGAGCTAATACAATTGCACAAATGCAAACAACTGATATTTATCACCATACTGATTACACAGCCTCCCAACATTTAGGGTTTAAATACCGAAAACAAGCAGTGGAAGGACTACACTACACAAGTGTTCGAAACCCTATGTCCAGCTGCTATGCACTGTTTACGCCTAAAAGAGTAGAAGAGATCATCCAGTCAACACATTACGAATATGTATGGGATGGCAAATCTATAGAGGTAAGAGGCATAACAGCAATTTAA
- the dxs gene encoding 1-deoxy-D-xylulose-5-phosphate synthase: MSLDISQYPVLAQANTPDELRQLPQAVLPQLADELRGFLLKSVGKSSGHFASGLGTVELTVALHYVYNTPFDRLIWDVGHQAYPHKILTGRRDAMHTIRQKGGIHPFPWREESEYDTFSVGHSGTSISAALAMAVAAEKEQAGRKVVSVIGDGAMTGGMVFEAMNHAGDLHNDMLVVLNDNEMSISENVGALNNHLAQLMSGRFYTTIRESSKKVLKGMPVIKEMAKRTEEHLKGMVVPGTMFEELGFNYIGPIDGHDVDALVETMRNMRNLSGPQILHIMTKKGRGYEPAEKDPIGWHAVPKFDPSTFEKPASKPSNPTFSQVFGKWLCDVAEKDKKVLGITPAMREGSGMVEFSQRFPKQYFDAAIAEQHAVTLGAGFACEGLKPVVAIYSTFLQRGYDQLIHDVALQKLPVLFAIDRGGIVGADGPTHQGAFDLSFMRTVPNMVIMAPSDENECRQMLYTGYCYNDGPTAVRYPRGSATGAPQIEEMTALPIGKGLIKRQGQKVAILNFGTLLASVLTAGESLDATVADMRFVKPLDVELIKELANSHDVLVTVEENAIMGGAGSGVLELLQQLKQPMPVLQLGLPDEFIKHGDSGEIIAELKLDAAGILEQIESYLA, from the coding sequence ATGAGTTTGGATATTTCTCAATACCCTGTGCTTGCACAGGCTAATACCCCTGATGAGCTGAGACAGCTCCCTCAAGCCGTGCTACCACAACTAGCAGACGAGCTTAGAGGTTTCCTATTGAAGTCAGTGGGCAAGTCAAGCGGCCATTTTGCCTCTGGACTCGGCACAGTGGAACTCACTGTGGCACTTCATTACGTCTATAACACGCCGTTCGATCGCCTTATCTGGGACGTGGGCCACCAAGCCTATCCACATAAGATCTTAACCGGACGCCGTGATGCCATGCACACCATACGTCAAAAAGGCGGAATACACCCCTTCCCATGGCGTGAAGAGAGCGAGTACGACACTTTTAGCGTGGGTCACTCAGGCACCTCTATCAGTGCAGCGTTGGCCATGGCCGTTGCTGCAGAAAAAGAGCAAGCTGGACGTAAAGTCGTATCTGTTATCGGTGATGGTGCTATGACTGGCGGCATGGTCTTCGAAGCCATGAACCATGCAGGCGATCTACATAACGATATGTTGGTCGTGCTCAACGATAACGAGATGTCTATCTCTGAAAATGTCGGCGCACTCAATAACCACTTAGCTCAGCTGATGTCGGGACGTTTCTATACCACGATCCGTGAAAGCAGCAAAAAGGTACTCAAAGGGATGCCTGTCATCAAGGAGATGGCTAAGCGTACCGAAGAGCACTTAAAGGGCATGGTTGTTCCCGGTACCATGTTTGAAGAGCTAGGCTTTAACTACATAGGTCCAATCGACGGCCATGATGTCGATGCCCTCGTTGAGACCATGCGCAATATGCGTAACCTGTCAGGTCCACAAATTTTACATATCATGACCAAGAAAGGTCGTGGCTATGAGCCTGCGGAAAAAGATCCTATTGGCTGGCATGCTGTGCCTAAGTTTGACCCATCCACTTTTGAGAAACCGGCGTCAAAGCCAAGTAACCCAACCTTCTCGCAAGTATTTGGTAAATGGCTTTGTGATGTAGCCGAAAAAGATAAAAAAGTATTGGGGATCACCCCAGCTATGCGTGAAGGTTCAGGCATGGTTGAGTTCTCTCAGCGTTTTCCTAAGCAATACTTTGATGCGGCCATTGCCGAGCAGCACGCGGTGACTTTAGGTGCAGGTTTTGCCTGTGAAGGGTTAAAACCGGTTGTCGCCATCTACTCAACCTTCCTGCAGCGTGGCTATGATCAGTTGATCCACGATGTCGCGTTACAAAAGCTACCAGTACTCTTTGCTATCGATCGCGGTGGTATTGTTGGTGCCGATGGGCCAACTCACCAAGGCGCCTTTGATCTCAGCTTTATGCGTACAGTACCCAATATGGTCATCATGGCACCTTCTGATGAGAATGAGTGCCGTCAGATGCTCTATACCGGTTACTGCTATAATGATGGCCCAACCGCAGTGCGCTACCCAAGAGGCAGTGCTACTGGCGCTCCTCAAATAGAAGAGATGACTGCCCTACCTATCGGTAAAGGTTTGATTAAACGTCAAGGCCAAAAGGTCGCTATTCTCAATTTTGGCACGCTATTGGCCAGTGTATTAACAGCAGGAGAGTCCCTTGATGCAACAGTTGCAGATATGCGATTTGTTAAGCCACTGGATGTCGAGCTAATTAAAGAGTTAGCAAACTCCCATGACGTGCTAGTCACTGTTGAAGAAAATGCCATCATGGGCGGTGCTGGCTCAGGTGTACTTGAACTGCTACAACAACTTAAACAGCCAATGCCTGTACTCCAGCTTGGTCTTCCAGATGAGTTTATTAAGCATGGTGACTCAGGTGAGATTATTGCTGAGCTAAAACTCGACGCCGCAGGCATTTTGGAGCAGATAGAGAGCTATTTAGCTTAA
- the nadK gene encoding NAD(+) kinase, translating to MPKAFQTIGLIGKPNHHGTNLTLKRLHHWLTMQGFEILVEERVAAEMGPKCNSVDLLELGDRCDLAIVVGGDGNMLGAARVLARFDIGVIGVNRGNLGFLTDLPPDSFEAALGDVLEGKFETEFRFLLETEVHRHGNMKSSNTAVNEAVLHPGKVAHMIEFEVYIDNNFMYSQRADGMIVSTPTGSTAYSLSAGGAILTPNLEALILVPMFPHTLSSRPIVVDACSIIKLVVSPENGDNLEVSCDGHVMLPVLPGDEIIIKRSHERLRLIHPKGHNYFHVLRNKLGWGSKLF from the coding sequence ATGCCTAAAGCGTTTCAAACTATCGGTCTTATCGGTAAGCCAAATCACCATGGCACCAATCTCACTCTAAAACGGTTACACCACTGGTTAACCATGCAGGGGTTCGAGATACTGGTAGAGGAGCGAGTCGCCGCAGAGATGGGACCTAAGTGTAACTCTGTGGATCTACTCGAGCTCGGCGACAGATGTGATCTGGCCATCGTCGTTGGGGGCGATGGTAACATGTTAGGCGCTGCCAGAGTGCTTGCCCGCTTCGATATAGGCGTTATTGGTGTAAACCGAGGCAACCTTGGCTTTTTAACCGATCTTCCTCCTGACTCATTTGAAGCTGCTTTAGGCGATGTCCTCGAAGGTAAATTTGAGACCGAGTTTCGCTTTCTACTTGAAACTGAAGTACACCGTCACGGCAACATGAAATCCAGTAATACTGCAGTCAACGAAGCGGTATTACACCCTGGTAAAGTCGCTCATATGATAGAGTTTGAAGTCTATATTGATAATAACTTCATGTACTCTCAACGAGCCGACGGCATGATAGTGTCGACACCGACAGGCTCAACAGCTTATTCATTATCCGCAGGTGGGGCCATTTTAACCCCTAACCTTGAAGCACTCATTTTAGTACCTATGTTCCCCCACACTCTTTCCAGTCGCCCGATCGTAGTCGATGCCTGCAGCATCATCAAATTAGTGGTGTCGCCAGAAAATGGTGATAATTTAGAGGTGAGCTGCGACGGACATGTCATGTTGCCAGTGCTACCAGGTGATGAGATCATCATCAAACGTAGCCATGAGCGTTTACGCCTAATCCACCCTAAAGGCCATAACTACTTTCATGTGTTAAGGAACAAATTAGGTTGGGGCAGCAAGCTATTTTAA
- the grpE gene encoding nucleotide exchange factor GrpE — protein sequence MSNDSSKAKQNQVDEAVEGEILTESEVETGNDEASLMDELTQANFRVEELEQALAEANAKIEEQKDSVTRAAASEANIRRRAAQDVEKAHKFALEKFANELLPVIDNMERALQGTNAEAEETKAIYEGVELTLKSFVSTVDKFGLKEVNPHGESFNPEHHQAIGMQPSPEFPANTVMMVMQKGYILNDRLLRPAMVMVSQGGSGVDTQA from the coding sequence ATGAGCAACGATTCAAGTAAAGCGAAACAGAACCAAGTAGATGAAGCCGTTGAAGGTGAAATCCTAACTGAAAGTGAGGTTGAAACCGGTAACGATGAAGCCAGTTTAATGGATGAACTCACTCAGGCGAATTTCCGCGTTGAAGAGTTAGAACAGGCACTTGCTGAAGCAAATGCAAAAATAGAGGAGCAGAAAGACTCTGTGACTCGTGCTGCAGCGTCAGAGGCTAATATCCGTCGTCGTGCGGCTCAAGATGTTGAAAAAGCACATAAGTTTGCATTAGAGAAGTTTGCTAATGAGCTGCTACCTGTGATTGATAACATGGAGCGTGCGCTTCAAGGTACCAATGCAGAGGCAGAAGAAACTAAAGCTATCTATGAAGGTGTAGAGCTAACACTGAAGAGCTTTGTGAGCACGGTTGATAAGTTTGGTCTTAAAGAGGTCAATCCTCATGGTGAGTCTTTTAATCCTGAGCACCACCAAGCTATCGGCATGCAACCAAGCCCAGAATTTCCTGCAAATACCGTTATGATGGTGATGCAGAAAGGCTATATCCTAAATGATCGCCTATTGCGTCCTGCAATGGTGATGGTTTCTCAAGGTGGCTCAGGGGTCGATACCCAAGCTTAA
- a CDS encoding antitoxin Xre-like helix-turn-helix domain-containing protein has translation MSNANVQHQHIDIHSAHASKVGFDAAVTILQHWGCKTEAITNILRVNRSSYFAYKSGKKAFILDKDQLTRISYILNIHAALRQFFTNPENIYGYMSMINHNPYFEGRKPLEIIEAGDFGALHEVYNRVDQLRSGGWA, from the coding sequence ATGTCTAACGCTAATGTTCAACATCAACACATTGATATTCACTCAGCTCACGCCTCTAAAGTAGGCTTCGATGCAGCAGTCACTATCCTTCAACATTGGGGATGTAAAACAGAGGCGATAACGAATATCTTGAGGGTAAATCGCTCCTCATACTTTGCCTACAAATCAGGGAAAAAAGCCTTCATTCTGGATAAAGACCAACTCACTCGAATTAGTTATATTCTCAATATTCACGCAGCTTTGAGACAGTTCTTTACCAACCCAGAAAATATCTATGGCTATATGAGCATGATTAATCATAACCCCTACTTCGAAGGTCGCAAACCACTTGAAATCATCGAAGCAGGTGATTTCGGCGCACTACATGAGGTCTATAACCGAGTGGATCAATTACGCAGTGGTGGATGGGCATAG